The following DNA comes from Methanobacterium alcaliphilum.
ATGCGTAGATATATGCATCTGGATCGATATACGCTGGAGAGAGTTTATTTAGAGTTATTTGGTGAAGAAAAATTTGATCTTCCAGGGGATAAACTCTGGCAATACTGGGAGTCTGATGGAGAACCCCTTAATGAACTTTTTAAATATTCTTTAGATGATGTGGTGACCACTTATAAAATTGCAGAGAAGATCCTACCTCTAAATCTGGAACTCACCCGTTTAGTTGGCCAACCTTTCTTTGATTTAACTCGTATGGCCACTGGCCAGCAGGCAGAATGGTTTTTAATGCGCAAAGCTTATGAATATGGGGAGGTTGCACCTAATAAACCATCATCATCACAATTTTCCCAGAGAAAAGGAAAAAGTGTGGTTGGTGGATATGTAAAAGAGCCAGAAATAGGGCTGCATGAGAATATCGTGCAGTTTGATTTTAGAAGTCTTTATCCTAGTTTAATTATTTCTAAAAATATTTCTCCAGATACTCTGCTTCCTAATTCATCCCCTACTCTGGAAGAAGACATGGAAATAGAAATACAGTATAGTGAAGGTGATATGGAAAAATATCACATAGTTCCAGAATACGGATACAAATTTTATAAAAAACCTCAGGGTTTCATACCTTCAGTCATAGGGTATGTGCTGGATGAAAGAGTACGCTTGAAAAAGAAGATGTATGGGTCCACAGATCCTATGGAAAAAAAGATTTATGGGGTTCAACAAGATGCTTTAAAACGTCTGGCAAATACTATGTATGGAGTATATGGATATTCGAGGTTTAGGTGGTACTCCATAGAATGTGCTGAGGCTATTACTGCCTGGGGAAGAAATTATATTAAAGAAACAATGAAAAAAGCAAGTAAATATGGTTTCCACAGTATTTATGCAGATACTGATGGTTTTTATGCTACATATAAGTCAAAAAAAGACGAATAATTTATTTTTTTATTATTGACGTCACTTTTGGACTTCATTCATGAAACGAGATTTGATTTCTTCTGCACTCATATCAATAACTGGAACATTTGCATTTCCTGCTGTAACTTTTACATGAACAAATACGGGTCCTTTCGATTTTAAAACAGGTTTAAAATCAATTTCAAGGTCTAAAAATTTAAAACAATTCTCAAAACCTACTGCTTGAGCAACTTTCATCAAATCAACAGTACGGGTATAAGTGCACTGATTTCCAGTTGATCCATAACACTCGTTGTCAATCACCACCAGAATGTAATTTTTGGGCTTCTGATTAACTATAGTTGCTAAACTACCCAAGTTCATTAAAAGGGATCCATCTCCATCAAATACAACTACTTTTTGATTTTCACGAGATAAAGCAAGCCCTAAACCAATAGAAGATGCCATTCCCATTGATCCTAACATATAAAAGTGAGTAGGGGAATCTTTAACATGGCAAAGTTCTCTGGAAGGAAATCCAATATTGCAAACAACTAACTCTGAGGATAGCTGTTCTGTAATTTTTTGTAGTACTTCAATTCTTTCCATAATAAACCCTACCAAAAATTTATTTCTAATAATATTCCCAGGGGTAATTCTGCAGCTTCTGCAAGAATCCATCCTTGAGGTATAATTTTAAGGGCATCTTCAGGAGTTTTAGGATTTAAATAAGCAATTTCCAGTGCATCAAGTACGTGTGGGGTTGATTTACCCATTGGGACTTGTGCGCTCATGAATTCTCCTTCAGTTCCACGGTGACTTATTATCATTAGAATAGGAAATTTATATAAGTTGTAAAGGGATGCCAACACATTTACAGAATTTCCAAGCCCTGAATTCTGCATCAATATGGCTGGTTTTTTACCACTCATATATGCTCCGGCGGCAATTCCAAATCCTTCTTCTTCACGTGTTACAGGGATGTGTTTTATTTCACTATCGCAATCAATCATTTTAAGTAACTTGTCTAAATTAACACAGGGCACGCTCACAATAAAATCAATTCCAATAATTTTGAGTGCCTGATAAACTGCTTGAGTACTATCCAATTCATTCCCCTTCTATGGTTTTAAAATAAATATATAAAAATAATAATTAATCTGAAAAAATATCAGAAATATCTAAATTTAAATCTCCGGCTATATCTTTAAATTGGTGATATAACTCATCATCAATTTCTATTCCCTGATCCCAGTGATTTTTAACATTCAACACTTCCATATCGCCGGGTATAAATACATTTTCACTAGATTTCACTTCGCCTATGAATTCATCGACTTGATTTTTGAAAAAATCAAGATCACCTATTTTAGAAGGATCTATGGCGATCATTAGGTCTCCTTTAGTACACATTACTTCAGAATTAGCCGTTCCAGTCACTCCTTTTCCAAAAGCAGCTTTAACTAGTGGGCCTGCCATTATTTCGATCATAAATGCGAGAGCATAACCTTTATGTGCTCCAAATGGTAATATTGATCCTTTCAATGCTTCGTGTGGATCAATAGTTGGCCTTCCATCTGCATCAAGGGCAACGTTTTCTGGTATTTTCTCCCCACGACGAACAGCTTCTAATAATTTTCCTCTTGCAGAAGCAGAAGTTGCCATATCAACTGAAACATAATGTTTATTTGATGGAATACCTATGGCTATAGGATTCGTACCTAATATGGGTTCTTTTCCTCCGATAGGTGCAACAGCAGGCTCAGTATTAGCAGTTACTATCCCAATCATATCTTCCATAATGGCCATATCCGAGTAGTATCCGGCTACTCCAAAATGATTGGAGTCATGAATACCCACCATACCTATTCCTGTTTCGCGGGCTTTTTCCATGGCCATATCCATACCCTTGTATGCAACAAAATGACCAAAAAGATGATTACCATTAATAATTGCCGTGGAAACAGTTTCATTTTCTATCTCTATATCTCCCCGTGGATTTATAGTCCCGGCTTTAATACCTCTGATGTATTGGGGGAATCTGCCTATTCCATGAGAACTGAAACCTTTGAGATCCGCATCTAAAGTCACTTCAGCCACAATTTCAGCGTGTTCTGGGTCAACATCCAGTTCAGTTAATATTTTTGTAATGATTGCTTTTTCTTGTTCTGCGGTTATTTTCATGCAAACACCTTTGTTTTGTTTTCCCGTTTGCCATTAGAATTTTATTTAGTTATTAAGTGGTAATTGGATTTATATACTATATGCAAAGATGATAAATTAAGTAGATAAAGATTACATCTCTAACTCAGTTCCTTCAAAAGTATTTATTTTAACTTTTCCATCTTTATTTTCAGTTACTTTACCAATTATATGGGCTGGCATATGGTTTTGAATTATTTCTATGGCTTGATCAACATATTTTTCATTCAAAACTATTACAAATCCAATTCCCATATTGAAAACACGGTACATTTCTTCTAAAGGAACATCGAATGAATAAATCGATTTAAATATGGGTTGAGGGTCGGGTAAATAATTAATTTCATATCCCACTCCTTCCTTCAGCCGTTTGAGATTAGTAAATCCCCCACCTGTTATATGGGCCATTCCATGGAGTTCAATGGAACTATTAAATAGTTCTACAACTGGTTCTACATAGATGGCAGTTGGTGTTAAAAGTTCACTCCCTACTTTTTTATCTTCAAAACCTGGAAGAGGATCATCTACATTAAGCCCGGCTTTTTCAAATAAAACCTTTCTGGCAAGACTTAAACCATTACTGTGGATCCCACTACTTTCAATTCCAATTAATAAATCGCCAGGTTCTATTTTTTCCCCAGTTATTATTTTATCTGCATCTACCAGACCCATTCCAGTGCCGGCCAAATCAAAATCATTTACGATTCCAGGCAAAGAAGCAGTTTCTCCCCCAATAATCGCGATTTTTGATAAATTTGCTCCTTCAACTAAACCTTCTCCAATTTGGGTTGCAATTAGAGGGTCTGGTTTTTCAACAGCAAGGTAATCTACTAATGCTACTGGTTCAGCTCCCACACAGAGTATGTCGTTCACAACCATGGCTATACAATCTATACCCACGGTATCGTATTTTCCCATAAGCTTAGCAACAAGAATCTTGCTGCCAACTCCATCGGTACTCATAGCAATGGCTTTATTGCCTAGACGCACCAGAGCGGCAAAGTGCCCACTTTCTGTAATTATGTCCTGCCATTTTAGAGTTTCTTTTAATTTTGAGGTTAATTGGGAAACTGTTTTTTCTTCCAAGTCAATATCTACGCCTGAATCAGAATAGGTTACCATGAAATCACCAAATTTTTAAACATAATTATTATTTTCATTGAATTCTAACACTTTCTAAGTTCATAGGGGTTCTGGTTTCTATTTTGTAACTTCTGTAGATACTTGATGCGAGATCAAGAGTTTTATAATTATCTCCGTGACAAATTAACACTTTTTCTGGTTTTGGAGTTAATCGGCGCACGTAATCCATTAACTGGCGCCTATCGGAGTGTCCACTGAATCCTTCAATAGTTTTTATATGCATCTTAACATGGTAAACATTAGTTTTACCATCTTCTTTGAGCGGAATTTCTTTCCAACCTTTCTGTATCCTTCTACCTAATGAACCTTCAGATTGATATCCTACAAATACCAGGGAGTTCTTTTCATCTCCACATAACCATTTGAAATATTCTACTGAGTTTCCACCAGTTAACATACCTGATGTTGATAGTATGATGGAGGGATCTCCTTCTACAATATCTTTTCTCTCATCGAGCCCATTGACTTTATGGAAAACATCTGATATGAATGGGTTTCTCCCCATATGGAATATCTGATCACGTAAATCTTTACTCAAGTATTCTGGGCGTGCAGTATGAATGGCATTTGCTTCCCAAATCATTCCATCAATATAAATTGGCACTTCATCAATTAACCCATTCCGAATATATTCTTCCAGAACAATCATTAATTCTTGAGCTCTTCCCACAGCAAATACCGGTATGAGGATTTTCCCTCCTTTTTTGAGGGTATGGTAAATGGTTTTAACCATTTCTTTTTCTGCAGAGTTTCTGGATGGTTGAACATCTTCATGCCCTCCATACGTACTTTCCATTAATAAGGTTTCTATACGAGGAAATTTAGTTACTGCAGGTTCTAAAAGTCGGCTTCTTTCATTTTTAAAGTCCCCAGTATAAACCATATTATGCTGCCCATCTCCGATGTGCATATGGGCCATTGCAGATCCTAGAACGTGTCCTGCATTATGTAATGTTAAACGTATATCCGGGGCAATATCTGTCACTTCTCCATAATCTAAAGTTATGGTGTGTTTAATGCTTTTTTTAACATGTTTAACATTAAATGGTAGTGGATCATCTTCTCTGTGAGCAATATCTATATGATCCAATTGTAAAAGCGTCATTAAATCTCTGGTAGGTGTGGTACAGTATACAGGGCCTTCGTATCCGTAATGATAAAGATAAGGTAAAAATCCGGAGTGATCCAGATGCGCGTGGGATATTATGACTGCATCTAAATCATCTAAAACGAATTCAGGAACATTTAAAAATGGATAAGACCCTTTTTCATCTCCTCCTGCTACATTAACACCACAATCAAGAAGAACTTTACTGTTCGGTGTTTGTAAAAGTGAACAGGATCGACCTACTTCTCTAAATCCACCCATGGATGTTAAACGAGTCCAGTCGTTTTCATATTTTATGCCCTGATGAATCCTATTTCCTAGCTCTTGTAAAATCTTTTTACGCTCTTTACTATTTTTTCTAAGAGTTCTCCTAATCCTTTGTATTATCTCTGATGATATGGGGGGAGTTCTTAGAATTTTAGGAGCCCAACCTATTTTTTTTACAATTTCTCTGGAAGTTGCACCATATTTTCCAATAA
Coding sequences within:
- a CDS encoding DNA-directed DNA polymerase, which encodes METKKMVLLDIDYVTEDDKAVIRLFGREKDHGNEKQIIALDRTFKPYIYVIPKDMDACMEQLDDFDFEKIEKVQKKDLGNEAVFLKVTLKHPQEVPKLRDSIRNLSEVEDIREHDIPFYRRYLIDKALFPMSEIELKGDLVNSSKCVAMAPEKVLLMDLDESPRNLDSGFPDLKILSFDIEVHNPDGMPNAEKDEIIMIGLSGNFGVEKVISTKGEHLDFVEKVETEEEMLQAFVDTIKTHSPDLIVGYNSDNFDFTYIKDRAKLLGIKLDLGLDGSELKFLRRGFANSAVIKGILHVDLYLVMRRYMHLDRYTLERVYLELFGEEKFDLPGDKLWQYWESDGEPLNELFKYSLDDVVTTYKIAEKILPLNLELTRLVGQPFFDLTRMATGQQAEWFLMRKAYEYGEVAPNKPSSSQFSQRKGKSVVGGYVKEPEIGLHENIVQFDFRSLYPSLIISKNISPDTLLPNSSPTLEEDMEIEIQYSEGDMEKYHIVPEYGYKFYKKPQGFIPSVIGYVLDERVRLKKKMYGSTDPMEKKIYGVQQDALKRLANTMYGVYGYSRFRWYSIECAEAITAWGRNYIKETMKKASKYGFHSIYADTDGFYATYKSKKDE
- the comE gene encoding sulfopyruvate decarboxylase subunit beta; translated protein: MERIEVLQKITEQLSSELVVCNIGFPSRELCHVKDSPTHFYMLGSMGMASSIGLGLALSRENQKVVVFDGDGSLLMNLGSLATIVNQKPKNYILVVIDNECYGSTGNQCTYTRTVDLMKVAQAVGFENCFKFLDLEIDFKPVLKSKGPVFVHVKVTAGNANVPVIDMSAEEIKSRFMNEVQK
- the comD gene encoding sulfopyruvate decarboxylase subunit alpha, which codes for MDSTQAVYQALKIIGIDFIVSVPCVNLDKLLKMIDCDSEIKHIPVTREEEGFGIAAGAYMSGKKPAILMQNSGLGNSVNVLASLYNLYKFPILMIISHRGTEGEFMSAQVPMGKSTPHVLDALEIAYLNPKTPEDALKIIPQGWILAEAAELPLGILLEINFW
- the comC gene encoding L-sulfolactate dehydrogenase → MKITAEQEKAIITKILTELDVDPEHAEIVAEVTLDADLKGFSSHGIGRFPQYIRGIKAGTINPRGDIEIENETVSTAIINGNHLFGHFVAYKGMDMAMEKARETGIGMVGIHDSNHFGVAGYYSDMAIMEDMIGIVTANTEPAVAPIGGKEPILGTNPIAIGIPSNKHYVSVDMATSASARGKLLEAVRRGEKIPENVALDADGRPTIDPHEALKGSILPFGAHKGYALAFMIEIMAGPLVKAAFGKGVTGTANSEVMCTKGDLMIAIDPSKIGDLDFFKNQVDEFIGEVKSSENVFIPGDMEVLNVKNHWDQGIEIDDELYHQFKDIAGDLNLDISDIFSD
- the purM gene encoding phosphoribosylformylglycinamidine cyclo-ligase; this translates as MVTYSDSGVDIDLEEKTVSQLTSKLKETLKWQDIITESGHFAALVRLGNKAIAMSTDGVGSKILVAKLMGKYDTVGIDCIAMVVNDILCVGAEPVALVDYLAVEKPDPLIATQIGEGLVEGANLSKIAIIGGETASLPGIVNDFDLAGTGMGLVDADKIITGEKIEPGDLLIGIESSGIHSNGLSLARKVLFEKAGLNVDDPLPGFEDKKVGSELLTPTAIYVEPVVELFNSSIELHGMAHITGGGFTNLKRLKEGVGYEINYLPDPQPIFKSIYSFDVPLEEMYRVFNMGIGFVIVLNEKYVDQAIEIIQNHMPAHIIGKVTENKDGKVKINTFEGTELEM
- a CDS encoding beta-CASP ribonuclease aCPSF1, whose translation is MVSEILEEIKKTIVQRLPPRVQVAKVEFEGPEVVIYTKNPEIITENGDLIRDLAKDIRKRIIIRSDRSVLTEPEKAINKIHDIVPEEANITNISFDEVTCEVIIEARKPGLVIGKYGATSREIVKKIGWAPKILRTPPISSEIIQRIRRTLRKNSKERKKILQELGNRIHQGIKYENDWTRLTSMGGFREVGRSCSLLQTPNSKVLLDCGVNVAGGDEKGSYPFLNVPEFVLDDLDAVIISHAHLDHSGFLPYLYHYGYEGPVYCTTPTRDLMTLLQLDHIDIAHREDDPLPFNVKHVKKSIKHTITLDYGEVTDIAPDIRLTLHNAGHVLGSAMAHMHIGDGQHNMVYTGDFKNERSRLLEPAVTKFPRIETLLMESTYGGHEDVQPSRNSAEKEMVKTIYHTLKKGGKILIPVFAVGRAQELMIVLEEYIRNGLIDEVPIYIDGMIWEANAIHTARPEYLSKDLRDQIFHMGRNPFISDVFHKVNGLDERKDIVEGDPSIILSTSGMLTGGNSVEYFKWLCGDEKNSLVFVGYQSEGSLGRRIQKGWKEIPLKEDGKTNVYHVKMHIKTIEGFSGHSDRRQLMDYVRRLTPKPEKVLICHGDNYKTLDLASSIYRSYKIETRTPMNLESVRIQ